From Quercus robur chromosome 8, dhQueRobu3.1, whole genome shotgun sequence:
GAAAAGCATTTTTGATATGATGTAGCTCCCTGGTGACATTCTCCATATTCATTCTTTCTTGCGGTAATTCCAATGAACAAGCAAGGCCGAtcttgaaaactgaaaataagcACTTGTGCATATTAGCATTCATCTGGTGTAGGTTCTCCATGTGGTTTTTTCCTTCCTCTGCCTCTGGATCCATGTGATCATAATTGTCATGGCTGTCTTCTTCTGTTGCTGTTTCATCTACTCCTCTTGTGGAAAGGTTTGGGTCCACAATCTGCACAAGTCTTTCTGGCAATGCCATCCTAACAAAGTTATGGAGGTTGAAACTATCTTTAAACATTTCGTCAGTGGGTCTTCATCCTGTGAACATCTCCAACACTAGTATTCCATAGCTGTAGACATCGCCCTGCCTTGACGCCTCACCTCCCATTCCATATTCTGCAATTTATATGTTTCACATGCTTAGTTAAAGTGAGGGAAATTTCATATAGCAGCTTAATACTTGCTTTTTGTGATCTGATATACAATATTTAGAGGTTAAatgttttgtttaatattattttgaaaatatgtgatAGAGAATCTGCATTCTAAAGTCAGAACTCGTAAAAACTGTGACAAATTGCATGATAGAAGGGAATAACATTCATACTTGCATCTTACAATGGAAAATGTAAGTTAATGATTAGGATCATCTGATCATCATATCCTTTACTTATTTGTAATTAAGTAGTAGATAAAGGCCTCTCAACAAGCCATGGCTGCATACCGAGAGTAATAGGCCCTGATATTATCCGATGACAACCAAATTATTTAGCTATTTAGGAATCTGTTAAATACCAGCTATACCATGTCTATTTGtatgttccttttttttccacGTCACATATAAAGCTGCTTGAAATAGCtaaactgaaaattttgaaattaaatacgaatttgaagaaaaaaaagtcacaaaaaGCTACcagagaaaaaggaagaagggggcaaatttttaataagctgaaataaaattttcttgttgAACCATGCAGGATTTCAATCATCAGTCCATCCTGCATTTGGTCAAAAAAGTTTACAACTTCAATGGCTGTGTCTCCAATCTAAGCATTCTTTTATCTTGGGATTATTGGTGTGAATTTTTCTTCATCtctacttgttttgttttgcttgtCTCCTCTTGACCAATATTCAATTTCTTGTTTAAATAAAGGCTATTCTTTGATCTTAAAATCTTTTCTGGTTTGCATTTTCAGCTTTAGATTCTAATCTCAATGTACTATCCCCAAACGAAAGAGACATGCCATTGTCTTCTCATATTTAAGCCTCTTTTTTATTGGTTGTAATTTATGAAAGATTTGCAACTTCTTTAATAATGGCCAAATCGCCAATGGCCTGTTGCCCTAGTGGCACTGGCACCTCTACCCTAAGGTGGGTAAACTACTGGTTCAATCCTTGGTGTCTTCAcctaggggaaaaaaaatagtggtcAAATCCTCCCTTGCAATTCCTATTAATCTGCACCCAAGCCTTAAAATCCTAGCTGGAACCAATATTCCCAGGCTACAAAGAGACCAATTCTCTCAACTAAAAAGTTGTCTGCACAATTTTTATGCAGGGTCTGCATAATTCTATTTATTGATAGTCTACATATTTGATAAACCTGATTGGCATGCTATCAGCATAATCATAGATAAGCCTGAAGAAATAAATCAACAATGCTAAATGAATAAATCTTAGTCAGAAGACTGTTAGAGATGCTAGTCAACTTGATCAAAATCATGATTTAGAATATTTGAGAGTTAAGTAGTTATTTACCTGGAGCAGCAAAACCAATTGAACCTTTTAGTTCAACTGTGCTAGTTTGATTTTGAGAAACATCATTGGTTGAGGAAAGGAGCCTTGCCAAGCCAAAGTCACTAACGTGAGCAATCATGTCATTGTCAAGAAGAACATTGCTTGGCTTTAAATCACAATGAATGATTGGTCTTTTACAGTGCTCGTGAAGATAATGTAATGCAGAAGCAACATCAATTGCAATATTTAGTCTTTGAAGAAGGTTCAAATGTCTTGATTGATTCTCATTGTCTATATATGGATGCAGCCACTTCTCTAGGCTTCCATTCGCTATGAACTCAAACACTAGAGCTTTGAATTCATTACCATTGTAGTCCATGCTGGAGCAACAAGTTAAGGTTTTAACAAGATTCCGATGCCGAATATTTCTTAACACATTGCATTCAGCAATGAAACTCTTGGAAGCTCCTTTTTGTTGAAGGTTCAACACCTTTACAGCAACTATCATTTCTTCTTGATCAAGAACTCCTATTCCTTTATATACAGATTCAAAACTACCAGATCCAATTAGATTGTCAGGAGAGAATCCGCCAGTCACCTGATAGAGCCTCTTGTATGAAACCTTTGAAATGAGTTCAGTACGTGAGAGTGTAGaagatgatttcttttttgattttctccTCCAATAGAGAACAAGAAAGAGTGAAGACAAAGTGATGAAAAAAATCCCACAAACAATTATGACTGTTAATTTGAAAGCATTGGATTTTCCTTCTTTCATAACTTTAATTTCGCATGCTTGCAGCTGCAGTTCTGGGATACCCCCACAAAGCTTTTTATTTCCATTCACTGATATGTTACTTGCATTTCTAAAGATGCCTTCTGTTGGAACTTCACCCTCCAgattattaaaagaaagattcaaataTTGTAAAAGGGAGAGTTTCTGCAGATCTTTAGGAATTGGCCCTGACAAGTTGTTTTGTGAAAGATCTAAGAACTGAAGGCCTCTcaaagaagccaaggatggagGTAAGGTGCCTTGAAATAAATTACCTTGCAGGTAAAGGTACTCCAAGCTCAAGCAATCTGAAATGGCTCTAGGAATCTCACCAGTCAATTTGTTTTCAGAGACATCCAATTGattgatatttttgaaaatgcCTACTTCCACAGGTAGGGTGCTGGTTAATGAGTTCTGTGATAAGTTGAGTACTAGTAATTGGGGAAGACTGATTTTGGGTATGGCTCCACTAATGTTATTTTCTGAAATGTCTAAGTACTGCAAATATTTGCAGTTTCCAAAACCGGATGGAATGTTTCCTTCCAAATTGTTCTGCGATAGGTAAAGTATGACCAATTGAGTGAGGTTACCTATAGAGGATGGTATGGGTCCTGACAATCTGTTTCCATTCAAAGCCAATCCTTCCagcttttgaaacttcttaaaATGACTGGGAATGCTGCTGTGAACAGGTTACGTGCCATGTTTAAGGAAGTTAAGTTGATGAGATTCTCTAATGCCTCAGGAATAATTCCAGATAGTTTATTTCGGTCAAGATATAGTGCACGGAGTTGCATGGACAAATTTCCTATAGAATTGGGTAAACTACCTCCAAAATTGTTATTAGAAAATTCAAGCATTTCCAGTTTGGTGCAGTTTTTCACAGATGTTAAGAAATCCAAGTCCTTAGCTGAATTACTTCCAAGATTATTTTGTCCAACACCTAGCCACTAGAGGTGTAGCAGGTTTCCCAGATTGGTTGGAACTTGTCCTACAAAATTGTTTCCTGAGAGAGCAAGTATTTCAAGTCGAGAAGCATTGGATAGTGAAACGGGGATTGGACCAAAGAACTTATTAGTAGAGATGGACAAATATTTGAGATTAGGGAGAGTGAGTCCTATGTTGTCTGGAAGAGTGCCATTAAGTCGGTTAACTGCAGTAGAGATGATGCTCATAGTTGATATATTGTAAAGGGAATAAGGGATCATACCGGAAAGATTATTGCCTACAACTTCAAAGAAAGATAATTTCTGCAAACGGCCTATTTCATCCGGAATATTTCCCACAAAATTATTGAGTGCTAAGGAGAGTTCCTGGAGTGAagaaatatttcctaaaaaaggCGAGATGCCTCCTGTCAAATTATTTCCACCAATTTGAAGCATCGCAAGCTTCTTCAAAGAGCCCAGCTCAACAGGAATATTCCCTGAAAGTTTATTCCTAGTGAAATCAATGACTCTGAGTTCAGGACAGTTGGTCAAGTTACCTGGAATTCTCCCTGTCAATGAGTTATTGCTGAGAAGAAGATCTTGCAGTCGGAACAAATGACTAACTTCTTGTGGAATATCTCCATATAAGTTGTTGCCACGGAGGTTGACCAACTTGAGAAAGCTAAGGTTGCCAACATAAGGTGATATGGATCCATGCAAAGTATAGCCTTGTAGGTTCAAGGCTGTGACTCTTTGATGCTGGTGGCTGCATGTAACTCCATGCCAGTTGCAAAAGTGGATAGAATCATTCCAAGAGCTCAAGGTTTTATGTGGATCATTGGCTATCAATTCTTTGAATTTGAGCAAAGCCAACCTATCAGTCTTATTCGTTGGAGCAGCTGCAATATTGGTTGTTTGCAAGTGTAGTAGGCTTATAGGAAAGAGAAGAATAGCATGAAGGTATGTAGGCCATATCACATGAAACTTGGTGTTACGAAGTTTCATTGGTTTCAAGCAGATGGTGAAATATTGGTGCAAGGCAAAGAGAGATATAGAGAATTATGTTAAGCAAAAATGAGACTTTAAGCAGGGGTCAGTTATGGCATGAACTTAACTGGAATActtcttttgaaattttctcTAACCACATTTTTTATCATgtaaaatatatgatttttttgctGCTAGGTCTGATTTTGCATTCCATCAAGCCGAAGTTTGACTATTGTACTCGTCCTCATGTGAGACTTAAAATGCTGTTTCTCACATTCCTCCACACACCAAAAAGCAATTATGATACTTTAACTGATTCATTAATGATTAATTATAGTAGTCATCTGTGACAAACTAGATactgaacccaaaaaaaaaaaaaacaaacaaacaaacaaacgtgGTTGGCATTGTATGTTGTTTTGATGCTAAATCCACTAAATTATTCATCCAGGTTAGGTAAAGTATGACCTTATTCCATGGGCTAGGTAGTGCaaagtttcttcttcttcttttgttttttttccctaatgtttttcccttttccttttaattcaataagatgactaaatcaatattttatttaattggatTAAGATTGGTGTAATATTGACCTGTCAAATTCATAGTATGCATGTTgaagataaaattttcattctctcctATAAAAGATGATAATGGTTGGTTGATTCCATTTGTTTCTTGACATATCTTTCTATATTCCTCATTTTCAATTCCTCTGTTTGAAGTTGAACCCATTTTTCACTGATTAAAGTTGaatcatatataatatgtaagtCAATGGCCGTTTTTATACATTAATTCCAGAGCATGTGGCAATCTTTTAAAACGACAGCATAATATGTGGGTTGTGCTGTAACATAGATAAGCCCTTCATACTTCCAAGTTCCAAGAGGTATGAACTAGAAATCATTGACTTTGACTGGTGTTTATAATACTCTTAAGGATATTCTTTCAGGCTTCCAAAAGGCATGAACTAGAAATCATTTACTTGGTAATGAAGATTGAGTACCATGACTGCTACTTCCTACCCATTTACAttcatctttttaaaaaatttcctatctAGTAGTATGTCCATGTTCCCTTGTAGCTTGTATATAGAATAGAACCATGACTCCCTGTCCAATCAGATAACCTTTTGGACTTTTGGTCATTTACTTCTGTTCTCCCAAAAGTTTGAGCTACCCGAAATTCTCCTAAAATCAACGGCACCATCTGATGATCATTCCTACTTCTCACATGCTATCTTTTAGCTGAAATATTAAGGATTACACTTTCCAAATTATAGGGTGGATGATTGTAAACTTCTAAATGAGAAGTAAGGTCAAAtaagtttctaaattttaatacaTGTTGATGTTCTTTTGAATGTTAGGTAATGGGTTGGAGGAGATTGGTATGGAGTTCAATTGTcccatgtaatttttttccttattccGTTATCTCCCTTTCATCTTATTTAAATGCCTTAATAACTACGTTCAATGCACCAAGAACCTTATATTTTAGTGACATTGTCTTCTCCCATTTATGAGAAAAACCATAGTTCAAAtctccatttaaaaaaaaaaaaaaaatctctatatGTGGAGAATTTGGATACATATGATGTCTTTAATAAACATTCAAATAGAGCATCTTACTTGATATTTCAAATACAAAAGGGTTTTCTGCAACTGGATAGTTGactattaatagaaaaaaaaatgcatacacacattagttttttttatttaaatacataCACATTATACTAGAACCTGTAGTAGAAGTGTTCAATATGCTTGTACTGTCTGAAAGTGACAATATGCATACAGAAGTGGGACTGCCATAtcccaaagaagaaaatataaggaAATCATTCAATAAACATCTCGAGGTTGAACTAGCATGCCTATATATGATCAATGGGGACATGAAAGAGGTTTCAATGATCTCTTCTGATAGTTTCATGCTCTGCAATCCAAGTACAAAGTTAGTTATATTCATTATTTCCCAAACCATAAGGAAAAACCATGAAAGTAGAAACAAGAACCAAGAAAATTTCCCAAACCATAGTCATTGATGGTTTTATTATTTaggcaaattaaaatttaaaaaatctagAAGTACCTTAAATGCGGATACCAGAACCAAGAAAAGCACTTTTTATCAAATGTAGCTCCCTAGTTacttccttcattttctttctgTCTTTTGGTGACTCCATTGAACATGCAAGTCCAATTTCAATGATTGATACTAAGCATTTATGCACATTGGGATCCATTTGGCACAAGTTTGCAATACCTTGAGCTTCCTTGTCCGCTTGTATTTCATTGCCATTAGTATCTTCTCTAGCTGCCACTATTGCTGTTGGAGCTTCATCAACTTCTCTTGGTAGAAGGATTGGGTCCACAATTTGAACAAGTTTCTTTGGCAGTGCCATCTTTGCAAAATTGTGGAGATTGAGACCATCTTTAAGCATTTCATCAGTGGGTCTCTTTCCCAAGAACATCTCTAGCAGTAATATTCCATAGCTATACACATCCCCCTCTATTGATGCCTTACCACCCGTGCCATACTCTACAATTTTATGAAATGtaagaaaattttacaattgttgtCTATAAtaatatttggaatttaatgCAAGTGAAGTTGACTTGatttgtgaaaaagaaaaagaaaaatgaactttAACCTAAAAACAGGAAGATAGAAGCCatcatttcaaattttctagTGAGATGAATTGATCAGAAGTACATTACAACAATACTTCAGGGCTGTTAGATGGAGGcaacatttataatttatattcagCACTGAAAATATGTGGTTAATAATTACAAACAGGaaaatttaatcaatttatattttgtaattggtaTGGACTTGTTGACACGTCTTGGCTGCACCCGTGTTTAACTAAAATCATGGTTCCTATTATTTCCCATTATTTGAATGTTGTTTGTTAACAACTTCTTCAGTATTGGACACATGAGTAAATGTCACAAAACTATAGCACATATCTGTTTTGAGACTAGCTCTAccataataatataacaaattgaCAAGCTACCATCAGTATCACAAACATATATACAGTGTTGCAGAAATAAATGACCGAAAAAAGAAGATACAAAGCTTAAGTCATCACTTAGCAATGtctcaactaataaaatttatcaaGGCTTAAATCATTTTCAATGCTAGGTGCACTTCtaagtatgagagagagagagagaatttaagTATCCACTCTTGATAGTAGTAAGGTAATTGCCAAAAATATATTGTCCAGTATCTGTGGAAATATTTAGGGGTGTAGCTAGAAGATTTGTAAAGATTTTACCTGGGGCAACGTAACCAATTGATCCCTTTATCCCAATTGTACTGGTTTCCTTTCTAGAAGAATCATTGGTGATTGAGAGGAGTCTTGCTAGACCAAAATCACTTACATGAGCAACCATGTCATTGTCAAGAAGAATATTGCTTGGCTTTAAATCACAATGAATAACTGGTTGCACAGAATGGTTGTGAAGATAATATATCGCAGAAGCTACATCAATTGCAACATTTAGTCTTTGAAGAATGCTCAAGCTCCTTGATTGATTTACATTGTCTAACCCTGGATGCAGCCATATATCTAAGCTCCCATTTGTCATGAATTCAAAGACTAGAGCTTTGAATTGATTCCCACTATAATCCATGCTAGAGCAACATGTTAATATCTTAACAAGATTCCGATGCCGGATGTTTCGTAATGCATTGCATTCAGCCACAAAACTTGTGGAAGCTCCCTTGCATTGAAGGTTAAGGACCTTTATAGCAACTAGTCTTTCTTCTTGATCAAGAGCTCCTTTATATACAAAGCCAAAACTGCCGGATCCAATTAAattgtttggagaaaatccaCTAGTTGCCTGATAGAGTTCTTTGTATGAAACATTTGGAAGGAGGTCCATTGTTGAAACCACACAAGGTGATtccttttttgattttttcatcCAGTAAAGAACAAGAAAggatgaaaacaaaaataaaaacagaacaaTGGAAATAATTACAATTGCTAGTTTGAACCCAATTGAGTTTCTTGGTTTCATGACTTTTATAGGGCATTTTGGCAATTGCAATTTCGGAATACCGCCACAAAGTTTAGTATTTCCAATCAATGATATCACActtgtgtttttgaaaactcCTTCCATTGGCACCTCACCCACAAGATTATTGAACGAaagattcaaattttctaaaaaatgaagCTTCTCTAATTCCTTTGGAATTGATCTTGATAGGTTATTTTGTGAAGCATCTAAACGTCGAAGACTTTTTAAGGAAGCCATAGATGATGGTATGGCTCCTTCAAAGGAATTCCCTTGTAGGTAAAGGACTTCCAGCATCAAACAATTTCCTATAGATGTAGGAATTTCACCAGATAAATTATTGTTAGAGACATCCAATTCGTTAATATTTTTCAGATTCCCTACTTCAAATGGTAGTTTGCCACTGAATGAGTTGTGAGATAAATTGAGAAGTActaatggaagagaagaaggaCCAATAAGCTGTGGGGGTATGGATCCCttaaagttattttgtgaaatgtCAAAGTGCAGCAAATGTTGACAGTTTACAATACTTGGAGGTATTGTTCCTTTGAACTTGTTTTCCTCTAAAAAGAGATCAAACAATAGAGTAAGGTTGCCTATGGAGGCAGGTATTTCTCCTGACAATCTATTTCCTCGTAATCTCAGTGATTGCATATTCTGCAACTTCCCGAGAGTCTTAGGAATGATGCCCGTAAAGTGATTATAACTTAAGCTCAAGGAAATTAAATTCACAAAATTCTCTAATGATGCAGGAATAGTTCCAGATATATCATTGAATCCTAACTGTAATGCTATAAGCTGGGTTGACAAGTTGGATATAGAATTGGGCAGAACACCTCCGAATTGGTTTGAAGATATATCCAATATTTGAAGTTTACTACAATTTGTCAAAGATAATAGGAACGGGGAGCACTTTTCTAGGTGATTATTACTCAAAACTAGCCAAAAAAGACCCAATAGACTTCCCATATTACTTGGAAATGATCCCGTAAAATAGTTATCACCCAAATCAATCATTTTAAGCTGAGTTGCATTACATAATGAAGTAGGGATTTGTCCAGAGAAATCATTTAAGGCAATTGGAAGAACTTGCAGATTAGGAAGACTGAGGCCCATGTTGGCTGGAAGTGTGCCACTAAGTTGGTTGGATGTAAGTGAGACGACTTGGAGAGATGACAAATTGTAAAAAGAGGAAGGGATCGTACCTGAAAACTTATTGATCGAAATTGAGAACCGTTCTAAGGATTTCAATTGGCCTATGGAATCTGGAATATTTCCCACCATATTATTGGCCCCTACAGAAAAATATATTAGCAATGTAAGATTTCCTAGAGAAGGTGGGATCCGTCCTTCCAAATTGTTTATGGCAAGCTGAAGCTGATTGAGTTTCATTAAAGAACCTAACTCTGCTGGAATTTTCCCTGTAAGCTTATTCACATAAAGAATTATGAACCTGAGATTGGAGCAGTTGGACAAGCTAGATGGTATTTCCCCTTCCAACGAGTTATTGTTAAGTTCTAGACTTTGCAGTCGAAACAAATGACCAACTTCTTGTGGAATTTCGCCATAGAAACTGTTATTTTGGAGGTTGATGAACCTAAGAAAAGTGAGGTTTCCAATATCAGGTGATATGGATCCACTTAACTTAGAGCCCTCTAGGTTCAAGGCTGTGACTCTTTGGTGCCTGCGGCCGCATGTGATTCCATGCCAGTTGCAGAAGTGCATTGAGTCATTCCATGAGCTCAATATGCTATGTGGATCATGAGGTACAGATTCTTTGAATTTGAGCAAAGCCAAACGATCAGTCTCGTTTCTTGGAGTGGTGGCAGTAATGGCCATGGGTTGCAAGCAGAGGAGACTACTTGCAGAGAAGAGAAGAATCACACGAAAGTACATTAAGCAAAATGCGTAAAAATTGGTTTGGTGAAGCGTCATTATGGTTTGGAAAAACAGGAAGCTGGTGAAATATTGGGTGTCTGGCAACCAAGTGGAGTGGAGGCTTATTAATCCCTTGGGGTCACTGCATATGCActtatattgaaaaaataaataaataaaatccctTATCCCCTCTATAAGAGTGTTCAACATTTATGTCAAAATCATTTATGGCAATATCAAACATTTATTGATAAGATAGAATGGCATTATATGAGGAGACTTGAACTTAAGTCTTTCTAAATTGTCTCTTcctaattttaattaatcatcaacatcaaatttcaaatgaaattcagtttttaaatatatagtttGGTGTAAGATTATCCTAGTCCGTACATTCGATGTGGAAAAAGGCAAAATGCAAAGTGACAAATAGAGCAGATTGCAGAGTGTCAAACACGGTGGAAAATTATCTTGCAATCTCAAACACGGCGGAAAATTATCATGCTCCACAGTTCATACCATTTGAAAAGGCAACGTGGCAAACAGGGTAGGACTTGCAAAGTATCAAACACGATGGACATTATCTGGTCTCCCAAACTTCAGATGTGGAACTGCTACAATGGTACAGTACATGTAGATGCTAAATAGTTTTAGAAGTTGTCACTAAGtgattcttttttcctttttcttttttgacaatttAATATTTAGGGAGGGAGATTTGGATCATAGACTAGGAAGCATGGACACGGTCATAGGTAAAAtacatcaataaaaattataacatgataagGCTAGTACGATACCAGTATGACATGAATACAACACGGGCATGACACCTCAAAATGAAGCGTACATGCTTCTAGATCAtggatattttcattaaaaataccAAGTGGTTCTGAACTACCAATTAATTGAACTACAAAGCTATTGAAGTATTTTAAACATTCTTTAACTCGTGTAAATTGGGTAACTACAGGGGCAATATATGGATTTCATCAATAAGTTAACAAGCAAATTAAGAACACTGTGACTTAATCCATGACATGTTAGCATACAAAAATACAACTCGACCAAAATAGGATTTCATCATATATATGTAATGAGGCATTTGAACAATATGAAGGGGAAGAACAAAGTTATGTGACTAAAAGTATATGTGGATAGTCATTTCAATTGCAACATAGTCGGTTGAAAGAATTTTTCTCTAAATTGGCTTAGAGATAAACTCAAGAGCAAAATAAAGACTTCACCATAGATGTTATTCTTCATATAAAGTTAAGGGGGATCGTCATTTCTGCCAAATATTGATTACTGCCAATTCCTTATACTTAAAGGGATGGATGTTGATATAacacccacacaaaaaaaacaccATATGTTTAGAGTAACTTGGAATATCTATTATTCTAACATTCAAATACAGAGAGAGTAttccagcaaaaaaaaaaaaaacaacaacaacaatacaGAGAGAGTACAACACAAATACACTCATGTGGCACACCAGAAAAAGAAGTCCTGAGAGCACGTGTCATGTACCAACGCCAAGTCTTAACTCAACAGGGGTAACAAGGAGATTCTACTGATCTCTGCAAGTAGTTTATTGCTCCTAGAATTCAAGTAAAAATGAGTTATGTTCTATGATTGTAAATAAATCATGATACCAGAAACAAGAACACCTTTTGCATGAgtccattaaaaaaacaaatgaaaattaaagtaCCTTATCCATTAGGAGGAGCGGACTTAGAATTTCAAGCTAGGGccaaaatataaggaaaaaaaaaaaaacaaataggtattcatatagtattaacaaactatcaaccaaaataaatacacaaaatcattgtttcttaatacattaagatgcaatcatctaccaacaacaacaacaaaaacacaaaataatattgtatCTTAAGAGCATCagctattgcaaaaaaaaaatatatatatatatatatatattttcacaaacCAAAAATTACTTGGGCTACTTTAATATAGAATTTGAAATGTCTCGAACAGTAATGTTTTTGATATTTAGTGTTCTAAATACTAATCATTTAGCATTTAGAATACCTGATGCTAATACTCTAATACTAAATTGactaggattttttattttttattttaaagttttgttttttgttaagtttttgagttgAGTAGTTGCTAGTTGAGTTAGGCTAATTAAAAAGGAGAGGGTCTAAGTTTTTGGAGGAAGGAGGTGCAACtttagaaataaaattatataccaataaaaaaaaattctttttttttcattggacCAAGGGGGCCCAGGTCCCCCTGGGTCCGTCTCTGGTCCATTAGAGCTGTGGGtctaaataaccaaaaaacATTAGTAAGAgcaaatatatatcaaaaaagttataaaaaaaattcttgtgtttgtgaaaaaataattagaacaaagaaagaaaacataatgGCTAGTAATTATTTTATGAGATCGTTGTTATGCAATTTTACTTGagcaaattcaaatttgaaatatgGCAGTACCTCAACTTGGATTCTTTTGGCGAAGACCATCTCTGCGGATCCTGAAGCCAAGAAAAAcgttttttatcaaatttaattcCCTATCAACTTCCTccatattctttctttcttttggtgacTCCACTGAACAAGCAAGACCAATGTCAAGGATTGAGACTAAGCACTTATGAACATTGGCATCTATTTGGCATGGATTCACACAACGatgatgaaagttcaaaaacgtgtacaaaacacctttgaacgtttagacccccaaaat
This genomic window contains:
- the LOC126697702 gene encoding probable LRR receptor-like serine/threonine-protein kinase At3g47570, with product MTLHQTNFYAFCLMYFRVILLFSASSLLCLQPMAITATTPRNETDRLALLKFKESVPHDPHSILSSWNDSMHFCNWHGITCGRRHQRVTALNLEGSKLSGSISPDIGNLTFLRFINLQNNSFYGEIPQEVGHLFRLQSLELNNNSLEGEIPSSLSNCSNLRFIILYVNKLTGKIPAELGSLMKLNQLQLAINNLEGRIPPSLGNLTLLIYFSVGANNMVGNIPDSIGQLKSLERFSISINKFSGTIPSSFYNLSSLQVVSLTSNQLSGTLPANMGLSLPNLQVLPIALNDFSGQIPTSLCNATQLKMIDLGDNYFTGSFPSNMGSLLGLFWLVLSNNHLEKCSPFLLSLTNCSKLQILDISSNQFGGVLPNSISNLSTQLIALQLGFNDISGTIPASLENFVNLISLSLSYNHFTGIIPKTLGKLQNMQSLRLRGNRLSGEIPASIGNLTLLFDLFLEENKFKGTIPPSIVNCQHLLHFDISQNNFKGSIPPQLIGPSSLPLVLLNLSHNSFSGKLPFEVGNLKNINELDVSNNNLSGEIPTSIGNCLMLEVLYLQGNSFEGAIPSSMASLKSLRRLDASQNNLSRSIPKELEKLHFLENLNLSFNNLVGEVPMEGVFKNTSVISLIGNTKLCGGIPKLQLPKCPIKVMKPRNSIGFKLAIVIISIVLFLFLFSSFLVLYWMKKSKKESPCVVSTMDLLPNVSYKELYQATSGFSPNNLIGSGSFGFVYKGALDQEERLVAIKVLNLQCKGASTSFVAECNALRNIRHRNLVKILTCCSSMDYSGNQFKALVFEFMTNGSLDIWLHPGLDNVNQSRSLSILQRLNVAIDVASAIYYLHNHSVQPVIHCDLKPSNILLDNDMVAHVSDFGLARLLSITNDSSRKETSTIGIKGSIGYVAPEYGTGGKASIEGDVYSYGILLLEMFLGKRPTDEMLKDGLNLHNFAKMALPKKLVQIVDPILLPREVDEAPTAIVAAREDTNGNEIQADKEAQGIANLCQMDPNVHKCLVSIIEIGLACSMESPKDRKKMKEVTRELHLIKSAFLGSGIRI